From a region of the uncultured Draconibacterium sp. genome:
- a CDS encoding family 20 glycosylhydrolase has translation MKRLTIILAAMLISLGIFAQPADIIPKPVSVIKKEGTFEFTENTKVLFNASNQTEKEFASLAKDLFKSATGTTPEFVAPTAQKEGNILIQLNNPLDTKIGNEGYTLSIQNDRVFLNANTTAGLFYGMQSIWQLLTANNGTALPCMDITDYPRFGWRGLHLDVSRHFMSVEFIYKYIDYIALHKMNVFHWHLVDDQGWRIEIKKYPKLTEVGAWRADREDLDWNSRKEPVKDNEPKHGGFYSQEDVKAIVEYARKKHVTVIPEIEMPAHVMSALAAYPEFSCTGEYKPVPPGGVWPITHIFCAGKEETFNFLEDVLSEVMELFPSTYIHIGGDEATKTEWEKCELCQKRMSDEGLKDEHELQAYFIKRIEKFLNKNGRHLIGWDEILEGGLDPTATIMSWRGADPGIKAAKAGHDVVMSPTSHCYFDYYQGDPSLEPKAFGGNITLKKVYNFEPVPAELSAEEAKHIIGAQANIWTEYMPNGRHVEYMIMPRMSALSEVLWSPKDAKDWGDFSKRMESQYKRFDKLGVNYATSAFQVSAMPELDPEHKAIKVSLSTDAWEPDIYYTSDGSEPTAQSNKYTQPFTINKSGTVKAVVIQDGKQKSQPLATDFIIHKAIACKVDQKYPNSKSYESTGEYALVDGIKGSKDHHDGNWKGFNGKDLVATIDLGQSQSFSKVSTGVLQDNGAWIFYPTHVTVEVSEDGQNFKKLGTVKNKVSAKDGERQIQDLVLNKKGKGRYVRVTAAHLTSCPKGHAGEGQPGWLFVDEIIVE, from the coding sequence ATGAAACGACTAACTATTATTCTTGCAGCGATGCTGATCAGTCTGGGGATTTTTGCCCAACCTGCCGACATCATTCCAAAGCCGGTCTCGGTGATAAAAAAAGAGGGAACTTTTGAATTTACAGAAAACACCAAAGTTCTTTTTAACGCCTCCAACCAAACTGAAAAGGAGTTTGCTAGTCTGGCAAAGGACCTTTTTAAAAGCGCAACCGGCACCACACCCGAATTTGTTGCGCCAACAGCACAGAAAGAGGGGAACATTCTTATCCAACTCAACAATCCGCTCGATACAAAAATCGGCAACGAAGGTTATACTCTTTCTATTCAAAACGACCGTGTATTTCTGAATGCCAATACAACTGCCGGTTTATTTTATGGTATGCAAAGTATCTGGCAGCTGTTAACTGCAAACAATGGCACTGCCCTGCCCTGCATGGATATAACCGATTATCCGCGGTTTGGCTGGCGAGGTTTGCATCTTGATGTGTCGAGGCACTTTATGTCTGTTGAGTTTATTTACAAATACATCGACTACATCGCACTGCACAAAATGAATGTGTTTCACTGGCATTTGGTTGATGATCAGGGCTGGCGAATTGAAATTAAAAAATACCCAAAACTGACAGAAGTTGGTGCCTGGCGAGCCGACCGTGAAGATTTGGACTGGAACTCGCGTAAAGAACCGGTTAAAGATAACGAACCAAAACATGGCGGCTTCTATTCGCAGGAAGATGTGAAAGCCATTGTTGAATACGCCCGAAAAAAACATGTAACGGTAATTCCTGAAATTGAAATGCCCGCACACGTTATGTCGGCATTGGCTGCTTATCCCGAGTTTTCGTGTACCGGGGAATACAAACCGGTTCCCCCGGGTGGCGTTTGGCCCATCACCCATATTTTCTGTGCCGGAAAAGAAGAAACGTTTAACTTTCTGGAAGATGTACTATCTGAAGTTATGGAACTTTTCCCGTCAACATACATTCATATTGGCGGCGATGAAGCCACTAAAACTGAATGGGAAAAATGTGAGCTCTGCCAAAAACGCATGAGCGATGAAGGCTTAAAAGATGAGCATGAATTGCAAGCATACTTTATTAAGCGAATCGAGAAGTTTCTCAATAAAAACGGCCGCCATTTGATTGGCTGGGACGAAATTCTGGAAGGCGGATTGGATCCAACAGCAACAATTATGTCGTGGCGTGGTGCCGATCCCGGAATAAAGGCAGCAAAAGCCGGTCACGATGTGGTAATGTCGCCAACTTCGCACTGTTACTTTGATTATTACCAGGGCGACCCATCACTGGAGCCAAAAGCTTTTGGTGGGAATATCACTTTGAAAAAAGTATACAACTTCGAACCTGTTCCTGCAGAATTGAGTGCCGAAGAAGCCAAACATATTATTGGTGCACAGGCCAACATCTGGACCGAATATATGCCCAACGGCCGCCATGTGGAATACATGATCATGCCACGAATGAGTGCACTTTCGGAAGTGTTGTGGTCGCCAAAAGATGCGAAAGACTGGGGCGATTTCTCAAAAAGAATGGAAAGCCAGTACAAACGTTTCGATAAGCTGGGCGTTAATTATGCTACCAGTGCTTTCCAGGTTTCGGCAATGCCGGAACTCGATCCGGAACACAAGGCTATAAAAGTTTCACTGAGTACCGATGCCTGGGAGCCGGATATTTATTACACTTCCGACGGATCGGAGCCAACTGCACAATCGAATAAATATACACAGCCCTTTACCATCAATAAATCGGGAACCGTAAAAGCAGTGGTTATTCAGGATGGGAAACAGAAATCGCAGCCATTGGCAACTGATTTTATCATTCACAAAGCCATTGCCTGCAAAGTGGACCAGAAATACCCGAACAGCAAAAGCTACGAATCGACCGGAGAATATGCCTTGGTTGATGGAATCAAAGGTTCTAAAGACCACCACGATGGAAACTGGAAAGGATTTAATGGCAAAGATCTCGTTGCAACAATCGATTTGGGTCAGTCACAATCTTTCTCAAAGGTAAGTACCGGAGTGCTTCAGGATAACGGCGCCTGGATTTTTTATCCAACGCATGTTACGGTTGAGGTTTCAGAAGACGGACAGAACTTCAAAAAGCTGGGGACTGTTAAAAATAAAGTAAGTGCTAAGGACGGAGAGCGCCAAATTCAAGACCTGGTGCTAAATAAAAAAGGAAAGGGACGTTATGTTCGTGTAACGGCTGCACATTTAACAAGTTGTCCGAAAGGGCATGCCGGTGAAGGACAACCCGGCTGGTTATTTGTTGATGAAATTATTGTAGAGTAA
- a CDS encoding RNase H family protein has protein sequence MDKLYLFTDGSVHVQSKVGYGACLVLDENEMDAENLKQRIQTKRFENTSSTRLELQTLLWALSEIEKNDIKVLVYTDSQNIAKLVDRRARLEENNFCSKGGTLLKNADLYKQFYELFDSLNCKIIKVKGHQPTRVKDQIERIFSLVDKASRSALRSEN, from the coding sequence ATGGATAAGCTGTATTTATTTACCGATGGAAGTGTGCATGTTCAATCAAAAGTTGGATATGGTGCATGCCTGGTTCTGGATGAAAACGAAATGGATGCCGAAAATTTAAAGCAGCGTATTCAAACAAAACGTTTTGAGAATACTTCATCTACCCGGCTCGAACTACAAACTTTACTTTGGGCTTTGTCTGAAATTGAAAAAAATGACATAAAGGTTTTAGTTTATACTGATTCGCAAAATATTGCAAAGCTTGTTGATCGCCGTGCGCGATTGGAGGAAAATAATTTTTGCTCGAAAGGAGGGACGCTGCTTAAAAACGCCGACTTGTATAAGCAGTTTTACGAATTGTTTGATTCCCTGAATTGTAAAATTATAAAAGTGAAGGGGCACCAACCAACGCGTGTAAAAGACCAGATAGAACGAATTTTTAGTTTGGTTGATAAAGCTTCAAGAAGTGCATTGCGGAGTGAAAATTAG
- a CDS encoding thiamine pyrophosphate-dependent enzyme — MYLEKEKPATKNQISAKEALQDYYIARLSRELSIMGRREVHNGRAHFGIFGDGKEIAQIAYAKNFKKGDWRSGYYRDQTFMLALGLLEPEEFFAMIYGDTDDEMNPSTGGRNFNNHFSTRNISDSGEIKDLADQYNSASDISSTGGQMPRLLGLAQASKMVREQPELKKRLNNNVTGNEVAFGSIGDASTSEGIFFETINAAGVLQVPMAVAIYDDGFGISVPIELQTTKSSISEALKGFQKKEDSNGVNIYKCKGWSYPDLVDTFKKGIDTCRKTHTPVVFHINEVTQPQGHSTSGSHERYKTKERLAWEKEYDGVNQMRKWMLESGIADEEMLAEIEKSAQKRAKEARKNAWNNYTEGYQNERTELIKILKRIDKRSELQSLRRFEKVTDKIFPTRRSHVSFAKRLKLELHTMPELEDERNILKDWISRFEERTAGFYNGELHRTGPDAALNVKAVAAEYDENSTDVNGSVVVNKNFDALFSKYPNLVTFGEDTGKLGDVNQGMKGMQEKYGKVRVDDAGIREATIIGQGIGLAMRGFRPIAEIQYLDYLIYAQSQLSDDLATLQYRTKGRQAAPLIVRTRGHQLQGIWHAGSPMQMLLGSMRGMYLCVPRNLTQAAGFYNTLLEGNDPALVIEPLKGYNVKEKLPANHGEYKVPLGVPEIMQEGTDVTVVTYAWNVHHAVKAAKLLQDFKGISIEVIDVQTLMPFDVNHIILQSIKKTGKVIFMDEDVPGGGTAYMMQKVIEEQKAFDYLDTAPRTLSAQEHRPAYGIDGEYFSKPNVELLFKNVYEMMREVEPDRFPEL; from the coding sequence ATGTATTTAGAAAAAGAAAAACCGGCAACAAAGAACCAGATATCTGCAAAAGAAGCACTTCAGGATTACTACATTGCGCGATTAAGTCGCGAGTTGAGTATAATGGGGCGCCGCGAGGTACATAACGGACGTGCACACTTTGGTATTTTTGGCGATGGAAAAGAAATTGCCCAGATTGCTTATGCCAAGAATTTCAAAAAAGGTGACTGGCGTTCGGGCTATTATCGCGATCAGACCTTTATGCTGGCACTGGGGTTACTGGAACCGGAAGAGTTTTTTGCCATGATTTACGGCGATACCGACGATGAGATGAATCCATCTACAGGAGGACGAAATTTCAATAATCACTTTAGCACAAGAAACATAAGCGATTCGGGAGAAATAAAAGATCTTGCCGATCAGTACAATTCAGCTTCCGATATTTCATCAACAGGAGGTCAGATGCCACGTTTGCTGGGGCTGGCACAAGCCAGTAAAATGGTTCGTGAACAACCCGAATTAAAAAAACGGCTGAATAACAATGTTACCGGTAACGAAGTAGCATTTGGCAGTATTGGCGATGCCAGCACAAGCGAAGGAATTTTCTTTGAAACGATAAATGCAGCCGGGGTTCTGCAGGTACCGATGGCCGTTGCAATTTACGACGATGGTTTTGGAATAAGTGTGCCGATTGAGCTGCAAACCACCAAGTCGAGTATTTCAGAAGCACTAAAAGGTTTTCAGAAAAAAGAAGACAGCAATGGCGTAAACATCTATAAATGTAAAGGCTGGAGCTATCCCGATTTGGTTGACACATTCAAAAAAGGAATCGACACCTGCCGGAAGACCCATACTCCTGTTGTATTTCATATTAACGAAGTTACTCAGCCGCAAGGGCATTCTACTTCAGGCTCGCACGAACGATACAAAACAAAAGAGCGTCTGGCGTGGGAAAAAGAATACGACGGCGTTAACCAAATGCGAAAATGGATGCTCGAATCAGGAATTGCCGACGAAGAGATGTTGGCTGAGATTGAAAAATCAGCACAAAAACGAGCAAAAGAAGCCCGCAAGAACGCGTGGAATAATTATACCGAAGGTTATCAGAATGAACGAACTGAGTTGATCAAAATTCTGAAAAGAATTGATAAGCGAAGTGAACTGCAGAGTTTACGACGCTTTGAAAAGGTCACAGATAAAATTTTTCCAACACGGCGATCGCATGTCAGTTTTGCCAAAAGGCTGAAACTCGAACTTCATACCATGCCGGAGTTGGAAGATGAACGCAATATTCTGAAAGACTGGATCAGTCGTTTTGAAGAACGTACCGCCGGATTTTATAACGGAGAATTGCACCGAACCGGACCGGACGCTGCGCTAAATGTAAAAGCAGTTGCTGCAGAATACGATGAGAACTCTACCGACGTAAACGGATCGGTGGTGGTAAATAAAAACTTTGATGCCCTGTTTAGCAAATACCCCAACCTGGTAACTTTTGGTGAAGACACCGGAAAACTGGGAGATGTAAACCAGGGGATGAAAGGTATGCAGGAAAAATACGGCAAAGTTCGTGTTGACGATGCCGGTATTCGCGAAGCAACAATCATCGGACAAGGAATTGGTTTGGCGATGCGTGGTTTCCGCCCGATTGCCGAAATTCAATACCTCGACTACCTGATTTATGCACAGTCGCAGTTAAGCGACGATTTGGCCACTTTGCAATACCGCACCAAAGGCCGCCAGGCTGCACCGTTGATTGTGCGTACGCGTGGTCACCAGCTACAGGGAATCTGGCATGCCGGATCGCCAATGCAAATGCTACTGGGATCGATGCGTGGCATGTACCTCTGTGTTCCCCGTAACCTGACACAAGCTGCAGGGTTCTACAATACCTTATTAGAAGGTAACGACCCGGCACTGGTTATTGAGCCGCTAAAAGGTTATAACGTTAAGGAAAAACTTCCGGCCAACCATGGCGAATACAAAGTGCCGCTTGGCGTACCGGAAATTATGCAGGAAGGAACAGACGTTACCGTTGTTACTTATGCGTGGAACGTGCACCATGCAGTAAAAGCAGCAAAACTTTTGCAGGACTTTAAAGGTATTTCCATTGAGGTGATCGATGTACAAACGTTAATGCCTTTTGATGTAAATCACATCATTTTGCAATCCATCAAAAAAACTGGTAAAGTAATTTTTATGGACGAAGATGTGCCCGGTGGAGGTACGGCATACATGATGCAAAAAGTAATCGAGGAACAAAAAGCATTTGATTATTTAGACACCGCGCCACGAACACTTTCAGCACAGGAACACCGCCCTGCTTATGGTATCGACGGCGAATATTTCTCAAAACCAAACGTAGAATTGCTTTTCAAAAACGTGTATGAAATGATGCGCGAAGTGGAACCTGATCGTTTTCCGGAATTATAA
- a CDS encoding glycoside hydrolase family 2 TIM barrel-domain containing protein, which yields MLKNLSLLFLVVLMYSSVFSQDVKEWEDPAVFNINRTDPHASFFPFESERMAWDNIKNESVYFQSLNGIWKFNIAANPEGRPVDFYKTDYDVSSWADIKVPANWERQGFDTAIYVNTTYPFWMIANERPNPPHIPSGYNPVGSYRRNFTIPENWDGRQISIHFGAVKSAFYIWVNGEKVGYSEGSKTPAEFDLTEFVKPGENTLALEVYRWSTGSYLECQDFWRISGIERDVYLQATPKVHVRDFFVHAGLDENYEDGIFSLEVEVENHTGADAGTYTVEASVLTFDKDQKVIDLSETSTVGEKATMFEFAANVDNPKKWSAEQPNLYKLLIVLKDADGNTVEALLQNIGFRTAEIKNGQFMVNGKAVYVKGVNRHEHDPDEGHVISREMMLKDIQLMKEFNINTVRTCHYPDDPEFYVLCDLYGLYVIDEANIESHGMGYGEESLAKHAEWGPMHLDRTRRMVERDKNHACIVTWSLGNEAGDGINFVADYNWIKERDKSRPVQYERAGLADHTDIFCPMYMGIDGMINYAKENPDRPLIQCEYAHAMGNSCGGLQDYWDAIEMYPALQGGCIWDWVDQGLREVDEKGRMYYTYGGDYGTNKPSDNSFCMNGLVNPDRLPNPQLWETKKVYQNIAIQADDLTAGKFTIRNKYFFTNLNEFSLFWTVKSAEGIVAHGRIADLNVEPLAEKSFSISLPELPELKAGQSYVLKFSLVTKNRKGLVKAGHEQAWEEFMLPTQSAAYTTVENKGEISVQQNEEAYVVLGENYQLKIDAESGIISSYIFKGKEMMKQGPRLNFFRPPTENDIRDRNGYRIWERAGLNQLEQTAQKPELKNQADGSLVLIFPVALKSASSEFSAVMQYHIFADGTFNISSEVNLPNSIAAVAKVGLQMKMKRSYNEVSWYGLGGVSTYPDRKSGGKFDFYSTTAEQLYDHNIVIPQDNCNQSGVRWASVSNSEGIGFLMSGTNEMNFSAYPYDDAEITKARHLNELDEADFVTVNYDALVTGLGTATCGPGILPQYVATSGIYRFDVTYSPVQFQQKNIFEYAAEKYPVAELLLAQAPVLEQNNNGEISVSSSENADLFYSVNDEKFKAYKKPFELKKGGKVAVYAKVKGKMNSNLVIRNFEMSKKKWTATADCSYEGNEPEKAIDNNPETIWHSDWSDETLVQPHFLQVDLGETLELKGFSYLPRQDSWNGRIATYNFEVSADGNNWETAVENGRFGYSDERQEKMFDKTYKVRYIKITTLREVSRSFYSSIAELGVIL from the coding sequence ATGTTAAAAAATTTAAGTTTACTATTTTTAGTAGTGCTAATGTACTCATCCGTTTTTTCTCAGGATGTCAAAGAATGGGAAGATCCTGCAGTTTTTAATATTAATCGTACCGATCCGCATGCCAGTTTTTTCCCTTTTGAAAGTGAACGAATGGCGTGGGACAATATTAAGAATGAGTCGGTTTATTTTCAGTCGTTAAATGGCATTTGGAAATTTAATATAGCCGCCAATCCCGAAGGCCGACCTGTTGATTTTTACAAAACCGATTATGATGTAAGTAGCTGGGCCGATATAAAAGTGCCGGCTAACTGGGAACGCCAGGGATTTGATACAGCCATTTATGTAAATACAACATATCCGTTTTGGATGATTGCAAACGAACGTCCAAATCCACCACATATTCCATCTGGTTACAATCCGGTTGGAAGTTACCGACGTAATTTTACCATTCCCGAGAATTGGGATGGCCGCCAGATCTCTATACACTTTGGAGCTGTAAAATCGGCGTTTTACATTTGGGTAAATGGCGAAAAAGTTGGGTATAGCGAAGGTTCAAAAACTCCGGCCGAGTTCGATTTAACAGAATTCGTAAAACCCGGAGAAAATACGTTGGCCCTGGAAGTGTATCGCTGGAGTACCGGAAGTTATCTGGAGTGCCAGGATTTTTGGAGAATAAGTGGTATTGAGCGCGATGTTTATTTACAGGCCACTCCAAAAGTTCATGTACGCGACTTTTTTGTTCATGCCGGCCTAGACGAAAATTATGAGGACGGGATCTTTTCGCTGGAAGTAGAAGTGGAAAACCATACTGGAGCAGATGCCGGAACTTACACTGTTGAGGCAAGCGTTTTAACGTTTGATAAAGATCAAAAAGTTATTGATTTATCCGAAACTTCGACTGTTGGTGAAAAAGCCACGATGTTTGAATTTGCTGCCAATGTTGATAATCCAAAAAAATGGTCGGCAGAACAACCTAATTTGTATAAACTGCTGATCGTTTTAAAAGATGCTGATGGAAATACAGTTGAAGCACTTTTGCAAAACATTGGATTCCGCACTGCTGAAATTAAAAACGGCCAGTTTATGGTGAACGGAAAAGCGGTTTATGTAAAAGGAGTGAACCGTCATGAACATGACCCGGATGAAGGACATGTGATTAGCCGCGAAATGATGTTAAAAGATATTCAGCTGATGAAGGAATTTAACATCAATACCGTGCGCACCTGCCACTATCCTGACGATCCGGAGTTTTATGTGCTTTGCGATTTGTATGGATTGTATGTAATTGATGAAGCCAATATTGAATCTCACGGAATGGGGTATGGCGAAGAAAGTTTGGCCAAACATGCCGAGTGGGGACCTATGCACCTGGACCGTACACGCCGAATGGTGGAACGCGATAAAAACCACGCTTGTATTGTTACCTGGTCGTTAGGAAACGAAGCCGGCGATGGAATCAACTTTGTTGCCGATTACAATTGGATTAAAGAACGCGATAAAAGTCGTCCGGTACAGTACGAGCGTGCCGGTCTGGCCGACCACACCGATATTTTCTGCCCAATGTATATGGGTATTGATGGAATGATCAATTATGCCAAAGAAAATCCTGATCGTCCGTTAATCCAATGTGAATACGCACACGCGATGGGAAACAGTTGTGGCGGTTTACAGGATTACTGGGATGCCATTGAAATGTACCCGGCCTTGCAGGGCGGTTGCATTTGGGACTGGGTTGACCAGGGATTGCGCGAAGTGGATGAGAAAGGCAGAATGTATTACACTTATGGCGGTGATTACGGAACCAATAAACCCAGCGACAATAGTTTTTGTATGAACGGATTGGTAAATCCTGATCGTTTGCCAAATCCGCAATTGTGGGAAACAAAAAAAGTTTATCAGAATATTGCAATACAAGCCGACGATTTAACTGCCGGAAAATTTACCATTAGAAATAAATACTTTTTTACTAACCTGAACGAATTTAGTTTGTTTTGGACGGTTAAAAGTGCGGAAGGAATTGTTGCTCACGGAAGGATTGCTGATTTAAATGTTGAGCCACTGGCCGAAAAATCATTTAGCATTTCGTTACCCGAATTACCAGAACTCAAAGCGGGACAAAGTTATGTGCTGAAGTTTTCGCTGGTTACCAAAAATAGAAAAGGTTTGGTAAAAGCCGGACACGAACAAGCCTGGGAAGAATTTATGTTACCAACACAATCGGCTGCATATACTACAGTTGAAAACAAAGGTGAAATCTCAGTTCAGCAAAACGAAGAAGCATACGTTGTTTTGGGAGAAAACTACCAGTTAAAAATAGATGCTGAATCAGGCATTATTTCATCGTACATTTTCAAAGGAAAAGAAATGATGAAACAGGGGCCACGATTAAACTTCTTCCGCCCGCCAACAGAAAACGATATTCGCGACCGCAATGGTTACCGAATTTGGGAAAGAGCCGGATTGAATCAATTGGAGCAAACAGCTCAAAAACCTGAGCTAAAAAATCAGGCCGATGGTAGTCTTGTGCTGATTTTCCCCGTTGCCTTAAAAAGTGCTTCTTCAGAGTTCTCAGCCGTTATGCAGTACCATATTTTTGCCGACGGAACATTTAATATTTCAAGCGAAGTTAATTTGCCAAATTCAATAGCTGCAGTAGCAAAAGTTGGTTTGCAAATGAAAATGAAACGTTCGTACAACGAAGTGAGCTGGTATGGTTTGGGTGGTGTTTCTACGTATCCCGATCGGAAAAGTGGAGGTAAATTCGATTTTTATTCAACTACTGCCGAACAGCTTTACGACCATAATATCGTTATTCCGCAAGATAATTGTAACCAATCGGGCGTACGATGGGCTTCGGTTTCGAACAGCGAAGGAATCGGATTTTTAATGAGTGGTACAAATGAGATGAATTTTAGTGCTTATCCGTATGATGATGCCGAAATTACAAAAGCACGACACCTGAACGAGTTGGATGAAGCCGATTTTGTAACCGTTAATTACGATGCCTTAGTAACCGGTTTGGGAACTGCTACATGTGGCCCCGGGATTTTACCTCAGTATGTAGCAACAAGCGGCATTTATCGGTTCGATGTTACTTATTCGCCGGTGCAGTTTCAGCAAAAAAACATATTTGAGTATGCCGCCGAAAAATACCCGGTAGCCGAACTTTTATTGGCGCAGGCTCCGGTTCTGGAACAAAATAATAATGGAGAAATTTCAGTAAGTAGTTCTGAAAATGCGGATCTTTTTTATTCGGTAAATGATGAGAAATTTAAAGCTTATAAAAAACCATTCGAGCTAAAAAAAGGCGGGAAAGTAGCTGTTTATGCAAAAGTTAAAGGGAAAATGAACAGCAACCTTGTAATCCGTAATTTTGAAATGAGCAAAAAGAAGTGGACTGCCACAGCCGATTGCAGCTACGAAGGAAACGAGCCGGAAAAGGCTATTGATAACAACCCTGAAACGATATGGCATTCAGATTGGAGTGATGAAACGCTGGTTCAACCACACTTCTTGCAAGTGGATTTGGGCGAGACGCTGGAGTTAAAAGGTTTTAGCTATTTGCCGCGACAAGACTCATGGAATGGCCGTATTGCAACTTATAATTTCGAGGTAAGTGCCGATGGCAACAACTGGGAAACAGCGGTTGAAAATGGTCGTTTTGGTTATTCCGACGAACGTCAGGAGAAGATGTTTGATAAAACATATAAGGTGCGTTACATTAAAATTACCACCTTGCGCGAAGTCAGTCGTAGTTTTTATAGCTCGATTGCTGAACTAGGTGTGATTTTATAG
- a CDS encoding class I SAM-dependent methyltransferase has protein sequence MKLNKLITNTQKPNLYEPGTAIMWTDKHISKQLLQVHLNENLDLASRKPETIKNTVDWILEKSGKEKLKILDLGCGPGLYSTILAKKGHKVTGVDFSKNSIDYAKSKAKRDGLEINYLQANYLELELEEHSFDLVLLIYTDLGVLLPEDRTKLLGFIHSVLKPEGTFVFDVLNDRELPKKVAPKNWEVAERGFWKPEPYLALSESFLYDQEKVILYQHQIMDEDEKVDVYRFWTHFFAHSDLKKLLPENEWQNVEFYEDVLPGGDLFGGEHVTFTVARKKK, from the coding sequence ATGAAACTCAATAAATTAATCACTAATACCCAAAAGCCCAATTTGTACGAACCGGGAACCGCAATTATGTGGACCGATAAACACATTTCGAAACAACTTCTGCAAGTGCATCTGAACGAAAATCTTGACCTGGCAAGTCGCAAACCGGAAACCATAAAAAATACGGTAGACTGGATTCTGGAAAAGTCAGGAAAAGAAAAACTGAAGATCCTTGATTTAGGTTGTGGCCCCGGTTTATACTCCACAATACTGGCCAAAAAGGGTCATAAAGTTACCGGCGTTGATTTCTCTAAAAATTCAATCGATTATGCAAAAAGCAAGGCTAAAAGAGATGGACTTGAAATAAACTACCTGCAAGCAAATTACCTGGAATTAGAATTGGAGGAGCATAGTTTTGATCTTGTTCTGCTGATTTATACTGATTTGGGCGTTTTACTGCCTGAAGACAGAACAAAGTTGCTTGGTTTTATTCATAGCGTTCTAAAGCCTGAAGGCACTTTTGTTTTCGATGTATTAAATGACAGGGAACTGCCTAAAAAAGTAGCTCCTAAAAACTGGGAGGTTGCTGAAAGAGGATTTTGGAAACCGGAGCCTTATCTCGCTCTATCTGAGTCATTCTTGTATGACCAGGAAAAGGTAATTCTTTATCAGCATCAAATTATGGATGAAGATGAAAAAGTAGATGTTTATCGTTTTTGGACACACTTTTTTGCGCATTCCGATTTGAAAAAGCTATTGCCTGAAAACGAATGGCAAAATGTTGAATTTTACGAGGATGTTTTGCCGGGGGGAGACCTGTTTGGTGGAGAGCATGTAACGTTTACGGTGGCCCGTAAAAAGAAATAG